tttgcaaaagtttttgacacaatttgtaatgtactcaacaAAACCATAACCCACGATTTGTAGTTTTCCATGTTTCCATGTACCGTGTAATACAAATATATGTTGATTACaatggataaaaatatattttaataaaaattatttacacaaatcaaaattaacattttctcagtaattcttttaatgtccagttttttttttgatttgtccagctttttagaccccaatgtccagctttttgcaaatctgaatctggcaaccctagcctcataagttatatgtaaattattaaCAGCTTCACCCGTTAAGTCTACCAAAAAAAGCGATTTGCgattgttttaaacattttatcgctttcgttgttattgttattgtagtttttatattgtctcattttaaatattgtgttatatatatttcaatgcaTTGCATTTAAACTTTGCAGGAACCGAAGTCTTTTAGTGGCAGGTTTTGGGATAgatctctattattcaacctcccATTACTAGTTAATGTAATGATATCTTGTTAAAACAATAtcgtagttttttttatcaattacatgcataaatttagtgtgTCTCACTAATGttgttctatagatataggagaattaataatttatttgtatgggAGGAACCTGATTCCACCCCCGTATACCCTTCCGATTTTGGTGGAACGTGTAGTTTGTCTTTAGAGTTACCCGCAGCCGTAGTgcacattaaaatttttatgtaaatgggTTTAAATGTTTGTCCATTTTGTGGTCTGCATTGTCCCCTTGGGGTGCAAGGGGTAGCGATGCGAATATATAGCCTAGCCTACTCAAATGTCAACCTCGCCGGCAAGTGGAGCACCCTGCTTACAACCAAAGAGGAAATGGCGACCGACCATGGGCGGTATAACCTTAATATCGTGCAGATTAAATACTGTCACAAATTTGCCAGCCTGATGGCTCTAGATGGCAGCCCCATCATCAGGATAGGAGCGGTAGGCTGATAACCTGTCGTATCCGAATTGATATTATTCCCATAATGTCTATAAGAAATAAACCAACTCGAAATTCGTTGACGACCTTATGCTTAGAAAATGGACTACGATTTGCTACATGGAACGTTCAGACGCTATTTAAACCCGGTAGACTTGCCCAGACAGGTAAAATTCTTGAAAGCTATCGTTTGGCTTTTATTGGGTTCAGTGAAGTTAGATGGAACCAAAGTGGAAGGATAACTACGACTAATGGCCATAAAATGTACTGGTCTGGTATGCCTCGTGAGGATGATATACATCAATATGGTGTGGGTATTTTGGTGAACAATAGATTCCGCAAGGCTATTCTTGACTACAAGTTCGTAAATGAACGCATCATGATGATGAGATTTAAAGGTACTGGAAGGAATCTAACTATCGTACAGTGTTACGCGCCGACAGAGGATGCTACTAGTGATGCAAAGGATGCTTTTTATGACTCCCTGACAAATGCAATTGGAACAATAATGAAGAACGATATGAAAGTGCTTATGGGAGACTTTAATGCCAAAGTTGGTGCCGAAAATACCGACCTCCAGCACATCATGGGAGTTCATGGAATTGGCACTATGAATAATAACGGAGAAAGACTGGTTGAGCTCTGTGgtgtaaatgaatttaaaattggCGGGACGCTTTTCCCACACAAACATTGTCATAAGGTAACTTGGAGATCTCCGGATAACAAAACTGAGAATCAAATAGACCACATATGTGTTAGTGCTAAATGGAGTAATTGCCTATGTGATGTTCGCAACAGACGAGGTGCTGACATAGGTTCGGATCATCACCTATTAGTTGGTAACTTGCGTTTTATTGTTGGGAGGGTGAAGCGGAACAGGAACAGTAAATGCCATCGGGTTAAATACAACACAGATAAACTGAAGTCATCACATCAACGGAACATATTCGTGCAACTACTGGAAACGAAGCTTATGGAACCATCCCCGATGAATACTATTGAACAAAACTGGACAAGTATTAAATCTGCTGTTTTAGAGGCCTGCATAGAGGGACTTGGTAGAAGCCGAAATACGAAGGAGGAATTTATAACACAGCGAACTTGGAAGATTATAGATGAGCGTGCAAAGCTTAAGAATAAAATCAATGCTACTCGAAGCATTAGTGAGAGGAAATTAATTCAAAGGGAATATACTCTGAAGGATAAACAAGTCAAGCGGGCCATAAGAGATGATAAGAGGGAACATATGACCAATTTTGTGAGAGAGGCTGAAAACGCTGCTGCAGCACACAACATGAAAGacctttttaaaataaccaAGAAGATTGCTGGTTCACGAGCTAGGAGGTCCGTTCCCGTTAAAAACCTTCAAGGACAACTACTTACCAACATAGACGACCAACTGAAAAGATGGAAACAACATTTTATGAGTGTATTAAATGTTCAACGCGAAGGAATCGTAATAACAAATAACACTGAAACCATATCTGGAGTACGCCAAGGTTGCCTTTTATCACCTCTACTATTCCTGATCGTTATAGATGCAGTCTCCAAACGTGCTAACGAAAACAAATCATTTGAAACCATATCTGGAGTACGCCAAGGTTGCCTTTTATCACCTCTACTATTCCTGATCGTTATAGATGCAGTCTCCAAACGTGCTAACGAAAACAAATCCCGAGGTATTATGTGGAATCCTACCACACCAATCGATCGCCTTGAGTCATTAGATTACGCTGATGATAAATGTGAACTCTCCCACAGGCTATGTGACATGCAGGATAAGTTAAATGACCTGGCATATACATCAAGTACGGTTGGCCTTAGAATAAATATAGCAAAAACAAAGGAGATCCGCATTAACTCTAGATCTGACGACCCCTTAATACTCCATCAAAAACATGTTCAACGTGTTGAAGATTTCCAATATTTGGGCAGTGTGGTGACTGAGGATGGTGGTACAATCAAAGATGTCGAAAGCCGAATAAGAAAGGCAATTGGAGCTTTCACACAGCTTAACAGGGTCTGGAGCTGTAATATATATAGCGTAAAGACCAAAATCCAAATATTCAAATCATGCGTCTTAGCTGTATTACTTTATGGATGCGAGACATGGTTCGTTACCGaaggtattaaaaataaactacgAGTTTTTGTTAACAGATGTCTTCGAAGAATCCTTAAAATCTTTTGGCCTCGTATAATATCCAATGAGCAGCTTTGGGCAAGAGCAGAAGTAAATGACATTAATATTGAAATCCGTAGAAGAAAATTTGGATGGATCGGTCATACCCTTCGAAAACCCCCTGCGGAGATATGTTATCATGCACTTAACTACAACCCACAAGGTAGCAGGAAAAGAGGTCGACCTAGAAACACCTGGCGAAGATCAACATTACTTGTAAGTTAACGAAATGTCAGTCAGCCTAGGACGTACGTTTAACA
The nucleotide sequence above comes from Calliphora vicina chromosome 1, idCalVici1.1, whole genome shotgun sequence. Encoded proteins:
- the LOC135951064 gene encoding uncharacterized protein LOC135951064, which codes for MYWSGMPREDDIHQYGVGILVNNRFRKAILDYKFVNERIMMMRFKGTGRNLTIVQCYAPTEDATSDAKDAFYDSLTNAIGTIMKNDMKVLMGDFNAKVGAENTDLQHIMGVHGIGTMNNNGERLVELCGVNEFKIGGTLFPHKHCHKVTWRSPDNKTENQIDHICVSAKWSNCLCDVRNRRGADIGSDHHLLVGNLRFIVGRVKRNRNSKCHRVKYNTDKLKSSHQRNIFVQLLETKLMEPSPMNTIEQNWTSIKSAVLEACIEGLGRSRNTKEEFITQRTWKIIDERAKLKNKINATRSISERKLIQREYTLKDKQVKRAIRDDKREHMTNFVREAENAAAAHNMKDLFKITKKIAGSRARRSVPVKNLQGQLLTNIDDQLKRWKQHFMSVLNVQREGIVITNNTETISGVRQGCLLSPLLFLIVIDAVSKRANENKSFETISGVRQGCLLSPLLFLIVIDAVSKRANENKSRGIMWNPTTPIDRLESLDYADDKCELSHRLCDMQDKLNDLAYTSSTVGLRINIAKTKEIRINSRSDDPLILHQKHVQRVEDFQYLGSVVTEDGGTIKDVESRIRKMSSKNP